The Oceanicaulis sp. nucleotide sequence CCTGCGCAACTACCCCGACCCGATGGAGTTCTTCGACCAGTACGGCTCGGACGTGATGCGCTGGTTCCTGATCAGCGCGCCGGTGCTGAACGGCGGCGATCTTCTGGTGCCCAAGGAGGGCCGCGAGCTCGCCAGCGTCCAGCGCGAGGCGATCGCGCCTTTGATGAACGCCTACGCCTTCTTCTCGCTCTACGCCAATCTCGAGACCCGCGCGCCGGAGATCGTCACCGAAGCGGACGATCCGCTGGACCGCTACATCCTGACCAAGACCGGCGAGCTGGCCGGCAAGGTCGCGAGCGCGCTCGACGCCTTCGACATCCCGCGCGCCTGCCGCGAGACGGTGGGGTATTTCGACGCGCTGACGAACTGGTACATCCGCCGCTCGCGCGCCCGGTTCTGGGGCGCGGAGGACGAGGCCAGCAAGAACGCCGCGTTCGACACGCTCTATACGGTGCTGGTGAAGGTGTGCCGGATCTGCGCGCCGCTCCTGCCGATCACCACCGAGAAGCTCTACAAGTCGCTGACCGAAGAGCGCAGCGTGCATCTGTCGGTCTGGCCCGACGCAGGCGAGTTTCCGGCCGATCATGATCTGGTGCACGCCATGGATCTGGTGCGCGATGCGGCCTCTGCGGCGCTGGCGGTGCGCGAGCGCGCGCGCCTGCGGGTCCGCCTGCCGCTGAAGACGCTGACCGTGGTGCATGCGGACTCCGCCATGCTCAAGCCCTACGCCGCGCTTCTGGCCGACGAGGTCAATGTGCGCGCGGTCGCCTTCTCCACCGATCTCGACGCCTATGGCGAGGTTCAGTTGAAGCCCGATCCGCGCATTGGCAAACGGCTGGGCAAGGCGATGAAAGACGTCATGGCCGCCGCACGCTCCGGCGATTTCACGCTGAACGCCGACGGCACGGCGAGCGTGGCCGGCGAGACGCTGGCGGAGACCGAATTCGTCCTCGCCATGGTCGCCGAGGAAGGCTCCGCCGCCGAGCCCTTCGCCGGCACGGGCGCTGTGGTGCTGGACACCTCGGTCGACGCCGATCAGGAGCGCGAAGGCCTCGCCCGCGACCTCGTCCGCGCGGTGCAGAGCGCGCGCAAGGACGCCGGCCTCGACGTCTCCGACCGCATCGATCTGGCGATCGCGGGCGGGCCTCAGACGAAAGCCGCCGTCGACGCGCACGGCGATTTCATCAAGGCTGAAACGCTGGCGGTGTCGCTGTCCGAAGACGCCGCAGGCGGGGCTGAAAGCGAAATCGGCGGAGAGACTGTGACGATCAGGGTGGCCAAGGCGGGCTAGCCGCCCCACCCCACCCCGGCCCTCCCCTCGAGGGGAGGGTGGGGCGCTGGTGCGGCGGCCAGGCCCTGACCATGAGACGGGCGGCCGGCTGGCCGACGGACCGACCAGGCTCCCCCTCCCTCCCCCTCGGGGGAGGGCCGGGGTGGGGGGAGCTTCAAACTTCGACCCCGACAACACGCCGATCCGCGGCGAAACCGGAAAGAAACATGACCGAGCAGAGCTACGATTTCTCAGCGCTGGAAACCAAATGGCGCGACTACTGGGACGCTCACGGCGTGAACCGCACGCCGCAGCCGAAACCTGGCGACAAGACCTTCTACGTGCTCGACATGTTTCCCTATCCGTCGGGCGCGGGCCTGCATGTGGGTCACCCGGTGGGCTATCTCGCGACCGATATCGTGGCGCGCTACAAGAAGATGGCCGGCTACACCGTGCTCCACCCGATGGGCTGGGACAGTTTCGGCCTGCCCGCCGAGCGCTACGCCGAGCGCACGGGCGTGCATCCGGCGGTCTCCACCGAGAAGAACATCGCCACCTACAAGCGCCAGATGCGGCTTCTGGGCCTGGGCTATGACTGGGATCGCGAGATCGCGACCTCCAAGCCCGAGTATTACAAGTGGACGCAGTTCATCTTCACCCGGCTCTATAACGCCTGGTACGACGCCGAGGCGGGCCGGGCCCGTCCGATCGACGAACTGCCGGTCCCCGCAGACGTGAAGGCCGAAGGCGCGCTGGCGGTCCAGCGCTATCAGGACGAACGCCGGCTGGTCTATTACGAGACCGCGCCGGTAAACTGGTGCCCCGAGCTGGGTTCGATCCTCGCCAATGAAGAGGTGTTCGACGGCAAGTCCGAGCAGGGCTACGAGGTCGTGCGCATCCCGCTGCAGCAGGTGAAGATGCGCATCACCGCCTATGCGGAGCGCCTGCTGGCCGATCTCGACGGGCTGGACTGGCCCGAGGGCATCAAGGAAAGCCAGCGCAACTGGATCGGCAAGTCTGAGGGCGTGACCCTGCGCTTCCCCGTGGACGGGTCCGATCAGGCGGTGGAGACCTTCACCACACGCGTGGATACGCTGGGCGGCGTGACCTTCCTGGCGCTCGCGCCCGAACACCCGCTGGTCTCAGACCTGACCACCGAAGGGCAGAAGTCCGAGGTCGACGCCTATGTCGAGGCCGCTGCGCGCAAATCCGATCTCGACCGGACGATCGACGCGGAGAAGACCGGGGTGTTCACCGGCGCGGAGGCGATCAATCCGGTCACCGGAAAGCGCGTGAAGATCTTCGTCGCCGATTACGTGCTGCCCGATTACGGCACCGGCGCGGTGATGGGCGTGCCCGCCCACGACACGCGCGATTTCGCCTTCGCGACCGCCTACGGGCTCGACATCGTGCCGGTGATCGATCCGGGTGCGGAGCATCCTGATCGCGCCGCCGTTCTGGCCGGCGAAAAATGCTTCACCGAGGACGGGGTGATGCTGGCGCCGCCGGGCGAGCCCGCGCTCTACCAGGCCGGGGTGAACTGGCGCGTGGCGATGAACGCCATCGCCGATCATCTGGAGGCCGAGGGTCTGGGCCGCCGGGTGACGACCTATAACCTGCGCGACTGGATTTTCGCCCGTCAGCGCTATTGGGGCGAGCCGATCCCGATCGTGCACTGGGAAGACGGCACGCGCACGACCGTGCCCGAAGACCAGCTGCCGCTGACCTTGCCCCATATCGAGAACTACAAGCCGACCGGCCAGGCCGAATCCCCGGTCGCCCGCGCGACCGACTGGCTGGAAGTCACCGATCCCGAGACGGGCAGGAAGGGCCGGCGCGAGACCAGCACCATGCCGCAATGGGCGGGCAGCTGCTGGTATTATCTGCGCTTCAAGGACCCGAAGAACGATGACGCTCTGGTCGGCCCCGAGGTCGAGAAAGCCTGGGGCGCGGTCGATCTGTACGTCGGCGGCGCCGAGCACGCCACGCTGCACCTTCTCTACGCCCGGTTCTGGCACAAGGTGCTGTTCGATCTGGGGTTCGTCTCGACGAAAGAACCGTTTCAGAAGCTCGTCAATCAGGGCCTTCTGACCAGCCACGCCTTCAGGAATTCGCGCGGCGTGGTCCTGCCCGTCGACGAGGTCGAGGAGCGCGGCGAGGGCGAATTCGTGCACGTCCCGACCGGCGAGCGCGTCGAGAAGGTCGGCGCGAAAATGTCGAAATCGCTGCACAACGTCGTCACGCCCGACGACGTGGTCGCGCGCTTCGGCGCGGACGCCTTCCGGGTGCACATGATGTTCATGGGCCCGGTCGAGGCGATGCGCGAATGGGAGACCGAGAAGGTCGCGAGCGCGCTGAAATTCCTGCGCCGGGTCTGGCGTTTCGCCACGAACGCGCTCGAAAATCCGTCAACTGACGAACCCAAGCCCGTTTCGCTGGCGCGCACGAAGCTCGTGCTCGCGATCACCGAGGATCTCGACAATCTGCGCCTGAACACCGGCGTGGCCGAGCTGATGAAGTTCCTCAACGCCGCCGAAGGCCAGCCGATCGGCAAGGAGACGCTCGAGACCTTCATCCGCGTCCTCGCCCCCTTCGCGCCCTTCATGGCCGAGGAGCTGTGGGAGAAGGCCGGCGGCGCGCCGAGCGTGTTCGAAGCGGACTGGCCGCAGGCCGACGCCGCCGAACTCGAAGCGGCGATCGACACGGTCGAGGTGGTCATCCAGGAAGGCGGCAAGCGCCGCGGCGCGGTCGAACTGGCCCCCGACGCCGACGACGAGACGGTGCGAACCGCCGCGCTCGCCTTGCTCGACGGGCTCGGCAAGCCGGTCTCGGCCGTTCCGATGGAACGGGTCATCGTCGTGCGCGACAAGAAGACCGGCCGGGTGAAGCTGGTCAACGTGCCCAGGCTGGGCTGAGCGTTCAGGCCGTCGGCCCGATCAGTCCGCGATCAGGCGACGCCGATGCGCGGCGGACCGCCCTTGCCCGCTTCGCTCGGCCCGAAGGCGCGGTCGAGCGTGGCGGTGCTGTCCTGAGCGAGCTTGATCGCTTCGGTCAGGTGCTGGAGCACCTGCATGTTGTTGTTCATCACGTGCTGGGCTTCCGGCCTGAGATCGCCGGAAATCTTCGTGCAGCGGTGAACCACTTCGGCGCGCAGGGCCAGAAGCACCTCTTCGAGCTTGCGGCCCGCCGGGTTGTCGTCGGAGACGAGAAAGCGCGTCATGACGCCCCTCCTTGCATGCGTGAGCGGGCATGCTTGCACGAGGCCGGATAATTTTACGTGAATGACGCGGCTTGAAGCCTGATCGCTCGCGGGCCAGTTTCCGCCGCGGGCGGACAATCAAGGAGGCCGGCATGGCACAGAAAATCGGCGCGGACGCGCTTTGCGGACAGGTTCCCGGCTGGGAAAAGGTCGAGGGCGACCGTGACGCGGTGCGCAAGGTCTACAAGTTTCAGGACTTCAAGACCGCCTTCGGCTTCATGACGACCGTGGCGCTGAAGGCCGAGCAGATGGACCACCACCCCGAATGGTTCAACGTCTACAACACGGTGGACGTGACCCTCTCCACCCATGACGCGGGCGGGGTGACGGAAAAGGACGTCGAACTCGCGAAATTCATGGACGCGCACGCAGGCTGATCAGCCCGCGTGGATCATCACCGTGTCGAGCAGGACCTGCGCCTCGCCTTCGCCGAGATAGCGGTCGGTTTCGGCCTGTAAAAGCCGGGCGATGAGGTCGGCGTCCGGCACGTCGCCCCAGCGGTACATGCGGCCTGCATAGACCAGAAGCGTCTCCGAATACGCTGCGCGCAGCCAGAGCCGGCGCTGGTCGATCGAGCGCCGCGCGCCGCGTGAGGGCGCGTCCAGCGCGAAGGTCACTTCCAGCATGGCCCGCACGCCGCTGCGCCGGCCGATCTGGATGGCGGTGGAGACCGGCTCCATCCGCACATAGCTCGCCACGTCCTCGCCCACGAGATTGCGGCCCGCCTGACCGGCCGGCGCCGGTTCGGGCGCAGCCGACGGACCGCCCGCCTGGGCTGGCGCAGCGGCGAGCAGAAGCGCAAGGCCGGCGAGACCGGCGCGGAGAGGCGTGAACCTGATCATGGCGTGATCATAGGGGCGCGGTCGTAAAAATTCGGTTCGCCTCGCCTTGCCGAGCGGGTTCACGCCGATACCTTGAGCCTGGACACGCCCGGATCGTGAAAGGATCGCCGTCATGCGCAGCCCGGTCATCGCCCTCGCCGCCGCCCTCGCCGCTTCCGGCGCCGCCTACGCCCAGCCGGCCGCAGGCGGCGACGCGCCGCGCGGGCCGACCCAGTTCATCTCCGCCGGCGCGGCGATGCTGCCCGACTATGCCGGGTCGGACGACTACCGGGTGATCCCGTTCGGCGCGCTGCGGCTCGAGTTCGGCGAGGTCGTCGTCCGGACCGAGGGGCCTGGGCTGGCGGTCGAGCTTCACGAGACCGGCCCGCTGACGCTGGGCGTGTTCGGCCGCTGGTCGGGCGGGCGCGACGAGGTGGACGACGCGGTGGTCGCGCTGCTGCCGGAGATCGACAACTCCATCATCGCGGGCGGGTTCGCCGACCTGAAACTGGCCCAGTCCGTGCTGATCCCGACGGACCGGATCGTGCTCGGCGCACGGCTGGGCGCGGACGTTCTGGGCACGTTCGAGGGCGCGGCCTGGACCGGGTCGGTCAGCTATGCGGGGGCTGTCAGCCGGAAAAGCTTCTTCGCGCTCAGCGCCTCGGTGTCGGGCTTCTCCGACGATTACGCCGACACGCTGTTCTCGATCGACACAGCCGGCGCGGCTGCGTCGGGCCTGCCCGTCTACACCGCCGAAGGCGGGATCCAGGATGTCGGGATCACCGGGATTTACGACTACGGCTTTGGCGACAACTGGTCCGTCACGACGGTGCTGGGCTGGTCGCGGCTCGTGGGCGACTACGCCGACAGCCCGATCGTCGCGGTGCGCGGCGACGAGGACCAATACTTCCTCGGCCTCGCGCTCGGACGGCGGTTCTAAAGCCTTTTTAGCGAAAGTGGGAACCGGTTTCGCGGTTCGAAAAGGCGATAATACAAAGACCTTGAGCGATATCGGGCGATCACGATCGACCGATATCGCTCTAGCGCTCATGCGGATCGGGATCTCAGCGTTTCGAGACGATCGAAGGCGGCGGTGTTGGACCGGCAGCGCTCCGCCGTGACGCCGCGTTTCTGAAGCTCTGCCAGGAGCGTCTCCCACCAGCCGACCTCCCGGCCGCGATCGATCAGCAGAAAGCATCGCGCACCGGAGCCCGCGACCGCTTCGCCGAACGCCTCGGCGTTGCCCTGGATACGCAGATAGGGGTCTGCCGCCGAGGCGTGGTCGAGATCCATGAGGATCGCTTCGGCGTCGAGATCGGACACCAGCGCGGCCATGGTCTCGATCGCCTCGAGCTGGCCGGTCGCAGAGGCGTTACGAGCAAGCTGCCCCCAGACGGCCTCGGGCAGCCATTTCCAGTTCGTCAAAGCCATGACTAAAGAACCGGCGCGCCCCGCTCCGGTTCCCGGCGCCGGCTGCGTACGATCTGTCCTGGTGAGCGGGACCGCGGCGCGCCCGACCGAAGCCGCGGCCTTGAGCCGGGGGAGCGGAACGAGGGAGGACCTGAAAAATGATGGAGTTGGGTGAGCCAAATTCGAACCCGAAGGGTTCGCAAGCGCGACTGCGCGCCCACACCCCGGCTCCCGGCCGGGGGAGGACCGACCGAGCGGATGCGAAAGAGCACTTAGGAAAATGGTGGAGCCGAGGGGAATCGAACCCCTGACCTCGTCATTGCGAACGACGCGCTCTCCCAACTGAGCTACGGCCCCGATCCTGGGAGCGGTCGAGTTACGGCGCGCGCGGGGCGAAGTCAAGCGCGCCTTCAGCGCCCGGCGCGCCGTCCCGCTTGCGGCCCGGAGCGGCGCACAGCAAGGTCGTGTCATGACCAGCGGGACCTTCACAATGCACGGCTTCATGCCTCACGGCATGTGCTATCTCTGGCGACCGGACATCCTCGCTCTGCACGTGGGATCCGACGCGATCATCGCGCTGAGCTATTTCTCCATTCCCGTCGCCCTGCTGATCTTCGCCAAGCGCCGGCCCGATCTAAGCTACCGGCCTGTGGTGCTGCTGTTCACCGCCTTCATCCTGCTGTGCGGGCTTAGCCACGCCTTCTCGATCTGGACGGTGTGGACGCCCGATTACGTGCTCGAGGGGTTCGTGAAGGCGGCGACCGCGATCGCCTCGCTCGCGACCGCCGCGGTGCTCTGGCCGATGCTGCCGCGCGCGCTGGCCCTGCCCTCGACCGAGAGCCTGAAATCCGCCAACGCCGCCCTCCTCGAAGAAATCGGCCGCCGGGCGGACGCCGAACAGGCGCTGCAGAGCCTGGCGCGCAATCTCGAACGCCGGGTGGAGAAGCGGACCGCGGAGCTCGAACGCGCCAACGCCGCCTTGCGCCAGTTCGCCACCACGGCCAGCCACGATCTGCAGGCGCCGCTGCGCCATATCGGCCTGTTCGCCGAGCTGACCCGGCGCGAGGCGGCCGATCTCGGCCCCGCCGCCGCCCATCTCGACCGGATCGAAAGCTCGGCCGCGCGGCTGCAGACGCTCGTCGGCGTGCTTCTGGAATACGCCCGGCTGGTGAACACGCCGTCCAGCGTCGAACCGATCGATCCGGCCGCCTGCGCCCGCGCTGCGGCCGCCAGCCATGAGCCGGAGATCAGGGCGGCGGGCGCGAGCCTCGCGATTGGCGACATCCCCGCAGCCGAAGGCGATCCGGTGTTGATCGAGCGGGTGTTCGACAATCTCGTCTCCAACGCCCTGCGCTATGGCGGCGACGCGGCGACGATCGCAATCAAGGGCGAACGCCGCGGCGACATGGTCGCGATCACGGTCACCGACGACGGGCCGGGCGTGCCTGCGGGCAAGGCCGAGGCGATCTTCGAAATGCTGCGCCGGTTCGCCGCGCCCAGGCCGGGCGAGGATCAGGACGACGGCGCCGGGGTGGGGCTGGCCTTTTGCCGCACCATCATCGAAAGCCATGGCGGGACGATCGAACTCGACACGGCCTATACCGGCGGCGCGCGCTTCGTCTTCACCCTGCCGGCGGCGAACTAGCGCTTCGCCTTGCGGCGCGCGGCGGCGCCGGATATGTCGGGAGCGACAAGCAAGGGAGCGCCCATGTCCTTCGGTCAGGCGATCATCGTCTATTTCATCGTTCCGATCTTGAACCTGCTCATGATCGTGATCTTCGTGAACGTGATCCTGAGCTGGCTGGTCGCGTTCAACGTCGTCAATCCGCGCAACCAGTTCGTCGCGATGATCTGGCGGTTCTCGAACGCGCTGACCGAGCCCTTCCTGGGCCCGATCCGGCGGGTGCTGCCCAATCTGGGCGGCATCGATCTGAGCCCGGTCATCCTGCTGCTGCTGATCTTCTTCGTGCGCGACTGGCTGCTGCTGCAGACGATTTACCCCATCCTGGGCTGAGGCCCGCCCTTCCGGCGCGCCGCACGCGCCCGTCCGCCGCAATCGAGGTCTGTTCATGACCGGCGTCATCAAACCCCGCGACGGCCTCGCCGCGATCATCGACGGCAAGGCCGCTGCCGACACTGTCGACGCGGCCGCGAAGGCGGCGGCCGCCGACCTCGCCCCGGCGCTAGGGCGCGCGCCCTGTCTTGCGGTGGTGCTGGTCGGCGAGGATCCGGCGAGCCAGGTCTATGTGAAGAACAAGGTGCGGCGCACCGAAGCGGCCGGCATGCGCTCGGTCGAGCATCGTCTGGACGCCGATACCGGCGAGGACGAGCTGGTCGCGCTGGTCGAGCGGCTGAACGCCGACGCTGCAGTGGACGGGATCCTCGTCCAGCTGCCTTTGCCCAGCCACATCGATCCGCGCCGCGTGGTCGAGAGCATCGATCCGGCCAAGGACGTGGACGGTCTGACCGCGCGCAGCGCAGGCGCGCTGATCCAGGGCGCGCCGGGGCTCAGACCCTGCACCCCGTCGGGCTGCGTCTGGCTGGCGCGGCAGGCGCTGGGCGATCTCACCGGCAAAACCGTGGTGGTGATCGGCCGGTCCATCCTCGTCGGCAAACCCGCCGCGCTCCTGTTCCTAGAACAGAACTGCACGGTCACGCTCGCCCACTCACGCACGCAGGACCTCGCGTCGGTGTGCGCGGGCGCGGACATTTTGGTGCCCGCCGTGGGCCGGCCGGAAATGGTCAAGGGCGACTGGATCAAGCCCGGCGCGGCGGTGATCGATGTCGGCATCAACCGGGTCGAGGGCCCGGACGGCAAGGCCCGGCTGGTCGGCGACGTGGATTTCGCCGCGGCGTCGGAGCGCGCAGGCTTCATCACCCCGGTGCCCGGCGGGGTCGGTCCGATGACGATCGCCATGCTGCTGGCCAACACCGTCGCGGCCGCCGCAGCCCGCGCGAACGCAAAGCTGCCCGACGGTTTGCGGCAAATCCTGCCCGCTTAACCGTTCCGTAAGCCTGTCCGGGCGATCACTTGTGAAAGCCTGAAGCGGCGCGCTCATGTCCCAGCCCCTCACCGTCCTGCACGTCGAAGACGATTTCGCCGATGCGATCCTGCTGCAGCACGCCCTGTGCGACGGCGGGGCGTT carries:
- a CDS encoding histidine kinase, with translation MTRFLVSDDNPAGRKLEEVLLALRAEVVHRCTKISGDLRPEAQHVMNNNMQVLQHLTEAIKLAQDSTATLDRAFGPSEAGKGGPPRIGVA
- a CDS encoding YggT family protein yields the protein MSFGQAIIVYFIVPILNLLMIVIFVNVILSWLVAFNVVNPRNQFVAMIWRFSNALTEPFLGPIRRVLPNLGGIDLSPVILLLLIFFVRDWLLLQTIYPILG
- a CDS encoding 4a-hydroxytetrahydrobiopterin dehydratase, encoding MAQKIGADALCGQVPGWEKVEGDRDAVRKVYKFQDFKTAFGFMTTVALKAEQMDHHPEWFNVYNTVDVTLSTHDAGGVTEKDVELAKFMDAHAG
- the folD gene encoding bifunctional methylenetetrahydrofolate dehydrogenase/methenyltetrahydrofolate cyclohydrolase FolD, producing the protein MTGVIKPRDGLAAIIDGKAAADTVDAAAKAAAADLAPALGRAPCLAVVLVGEDPASQVYVKNKVRRTEAAGMRSVEHRLDADTGEDELVALVERLNADAAVDGILVQLPLPSHIDPRRVVESIDPAKDVDGLTARSAGALIQGAPGLRPCTPSGCVWLARQALGDLTGKTVVVIGRSILVGKPAALLFLEQNCTVTLAHSRTQDLASVCAGADILVPAVGRPEMVKGDWIKPGAAVIDVGINRVEGPDGKARLVGDVDFAAASERAGFITPVPGGVGPMTIAMLLANTVAAAAARANAKLPDGLRQILPA
- a CDS encoding MipA/OmpV family protein; protein product: MRSPVIALAAALAASGAAYAQPAAGGDAPRGPTQFISAGAAMLPDYAGSDDYRVIPFGALRLEFGEVVVRTEGPGLAVELHETGPLTLGVFGRWSGGRDEVDDAVVALLPEIDNSIIAGGFADLKLAQSVLIPTDRIVLGARLGADVLGTFEGAAWTGSVSYAGAVSRKSFFALSASVSGFSDDYADTLFSIDTAGAAASGLPVYTAEGGIQDVGITGIYDYGFGDNWSVTTVLGWSRLVGDYADSPIVAVRGDEDQYFLGLALGRRF
- the leuS gene encoding leucine--tRNA ligase, with product MTEQSYDFSALETKWRDYWDAHGVNRTPQPKPGDKTFYVLDMFPYPSGAGLHVGHPVGYLATDIVARYKKMAGYTVLHPMGWDSFGLPAERYAERTGVHPAVSTEKNIATYKRQMRLLGLGYDWDREIATSKPEYYKWTQFIFTRLYNAWYDAEAGRARPIDELPVPADVKAEGALAVQRYQDERRLVYYETAPVNWCPELGSILANEEVFDGKSEQGYEVVRIPLQQVKMRITAYAERLLADLDGLDWPEGIKESQRNWIGKSEGVTLRFPVDGSDQAVETFTTRVDTLGGVTFLALAPEHPLVSDLTTEGQKSEVDAYVEAAARKSDLDRTIDAEKTGVFTGAEAINPVTGKRVKIFVADYVLPDYGTGAVMGVPAHDTRDFAFATAYGLDIVPVIDPGAEHPDRAAVLAGEKCFTEDGVMLAPPGEPALYQAGVNWRVAMNAIADHLEAEGLGRRVTTYNLRDWIFARQRYWGEPIPIVHWEDGTRTTVPEDQLPLTLPHIENYKPTGQAESPVARATDWLEVTDPETGRKGRRETSTMPQWAGSCWYYLRFKDPKNDDALVGPEVEKAWGAVDLYVGGAEHATLHLLYARFWHKVLFDLGFVSTKEPFQKLVNQGLLTSHAFRNSRGVVLPVDEVEERGEGEFVHVPTGERVEKVGAKMSKSLHNVVTPDDVVARFGADAFRVHMMFMGPVEAMREWETEKVASALKFLRRVWRFATNALENPSTDEPKPVSLARTKLVLAITEDLDNLRLNTGVAELMKFLNAAEGQPIGKETLETFIRVLAPFAPFMAEELWEKAGGAPSVFEADWPQADAAELEAAIDTVEVVIQEGGKRRGAVELAPDADDETVRTAALALLDGLGKPVSAVPMERVIVVRDKKTGRVKLVNVPRLG
- a CDS encoding ATP-binding protein; this translates as MTSGTFTMHGFMPHGMCYLWRPDILALHVGSDAIIALSYFSIPVALLIFAKRRPDLSYRPVVLLFTAFILLCGLSHAFSIWTVWTPDYVLEGFVKAATAIASLATAAVLWPMLPRALALPSTESLKSANAALLEEIGRRADAEQALQSLARNLERRVEKRTAELERANAALRQFATTASHDLQAPLRHIGLFAELTRREAADLGPAAAHLDRIESSAARLQTLVGVLLEYARLVNTPSSVEPIDPAACARAAAASHEPEIRAAGASLAIGDIPAAEGDPVLIERVFDNLVSNALRYGGDAATIAIKGERRGDMVAITVTDDGPGVPAGKAEAIFEMLRRFAAPRPGEDQDDGAGVGLAFCRTIIESHGGTIELDTAYTGGARFVFTLPAAN